AGTGACAATTTTGTGAAAAACAACCTGACTTTATGTTTCCATTCATAGTAAGCCACCAATATCCAACTAAGAGAAATGTTCATATACAAGAAACcttgtttatatataaaatgtaaatattaagtaTATACAATTCAGTAAACATGTAGGCCAGGGGtcggcaaactttttctgtaaagggccaaagAGTAAATAATGAGGATCTGCAAACCATAAAGACTAtctcaactactcaactctgcccaAGATAATTGGCAGAGCAACGCAAAAGCAGCCAAAGATAATtcataaacaaatgagcatggctgtatTTCAATAAAACCTTTATTACAAAAACAGGTAGCAGGTTATATGTGGCAGTTTGCTGACTTCCAATACAGATGATAATCCTGGTTCACTATCATTAAGAtacagctttgggaggccaaggcgggaggatgacttcaggccaggagttcaagaccagcctgagcaacacagagagactccgtctctacaaaaactttttttaaaaatcagctgggtgttgtggcatctctaaaaaacaaaaaattaaaataaagatagaaaacaaaCTTCTTTGTAGTAGCAGTAATGAGTCATTTTCTTACCTTACAAAGACCCAGTGTATCACAGAGAATTAAAACTCCTAGATTTACAGTTGGTTGTGGAATAATGGAAAAACGTTTGGTCAAGAGCATAAGAACATGAGCTCCATTTCCATGTCTgcgattttaattttttttttttttttttttttttacttttttatttaagagacggagtctcgctctgtcgcccaggctggactgcagtggtgcgattacagcccactgcagcctccaacccctAGGCTCAaccaatcttcccacctcagcctcccaaccctgctacaggcaccatgcctggctgattttattttagttttttgtagaatggggtctcactttgttgcccagactggtctcaaattcctggcttcaaacaatcctcctaccgctgcctcccaaagtgctgggattataggcatgagcaaccatgcccggcctctgTCACTTATTGCTGTGTAATCTGGGTAAGTCTTTAACTACTCTGGGCTTTGGTTTCCCAGCaagaaatgaggataataataccttATTACATTCCTAAATCTAGAATAAAGTAATTGCTGTGAAGGTTCTAAACAAATATAAGTGACTGCTTATATTTGGATCCCTCTTGGGTTTAAACAATTTCCATAATAGTTGGCCAGGACTGTGGTGATGGATTTAAATTCATCACTGTCATAACAACTCACTTCAGTTGGTCTCACTTAACcacatcatcatcttcatcttctttattttttatttttttattttttggagacagtcttgctctgtcgtcaggctggagtgcagtggcatgatctcagctcactacaacctccgcctcctgggttcaagtgattctcctgcctcagcctcctaagtagctgggaccacaggcgtgtgctcccacgcccagctaattttttgtatttttagtagagacggggtttcaccatgttgcctaggatggtcttgatctcttgacctcatgatccacccgcctcagcctcccaaagtgctgggattacaggcgtgagccacggtgcccagcctaaTCAGATCATCTTCTATCTGGTTGTTCAAGCCAATCACCTGAGAGACATCTAAGAACTCTCTCTCCTTGTTGAATCTTGACATCAATTAACAAAACCTGTTGGTTGGTTTGGTTTCCTaactctctctccttttctttccattcctaCTACTCCAGCCCTCAATTTTGCTTGATTTATGACAGTAGTCCCTTACTATTCTCCCTGACTGCAGTCTCAGCTCTTTCCTGTCTGGTCTCACGTTATGGCTAGAATGACATTTTAACATAACCCCCTCCTCCAAACCCATTCTCAAGATATTTTCCCAGCTCCTATTGTCTGATGTATAAAATGGAACCTCCTCTACATGGCAGGCATGTAGAGCCCTAAGTGCTGACTTTTGCACTCTTGACTAACCCTTCTTTTGCCACTCCAACTACAATTTATGCTGTACCATAATGTACCATGTGCGGTTTCCTGAAAAGGCTATATATGCTTTCATGTCTCTGGGCCTTAGCATACAGCTTTCCTGGTGCCTAAAGCACTTTTTCCCTAGAGATCTGTATGACCTGCTTCCTGATTTTCTTGACAATTCTTCTCACTTTTTAGCTCCTCTGAGAGGCCCTCCCTGAGCACTGTCTTCCCAGCTTCTATGCTCTTCATCTTTTGTACCACTTCTACCTCTGGCAGTATGCACACTTTTGTTGTTTACTATCTGTCTCCCCAACTGAAACACAAACTCTGACAGAGCAGGACCTTTGTTTTCTTATGTCTTAATCCCTAGTTCCCATCACAGTAGCTGGCACATGGGAAGCATTCAACCAACAATGGTTGAATAAAAAAATGTGTAGaatgttccctctgcctggaatgttctcccCTGACTCATCAGCCTGAGAAACTCTTATTTATCCACCAAGTCTTGGCTCAGATACAACCTCTGCCATGCAGCCTTCCCTGACTGTCCCACTGAAACTCAGAAGCACTTTATCTGAGCTCCAGCATACTTGGCCGGCATCTCCACTGCAGCTGCCATCTTACTGACCAGACTGTTTGCCTGTCTCTCATTCCCAACTAGAACTGTACCTCTTTGAGGAGAGGACTGTGTCTCTTCATTTGTGTGTCCCTAGCTAGCCCAGAGTAGGTGTTAAACAAATGCTTACGGAATGaatacatcaattttttttttttaacagagcccttttttttcctgcaaaagtACACCTGACCCACAAAGGGAAGGTGTTCATAATCTGGGCTCCACTAACTCATTGGTTAGAACTTGGTGCTAAATTGACCAAACTCTCTAACACCCATACTAATAGTGACAAAGACACAGAAAGAGGAATGGTTCTTTTTGAAATGATAACTTACCCATAATCCTCTAAGGCACATCCCAGCATAAGAAAAGTCAGCCCAATAGCCCCACTGAAGGATAATGCCACAAGAGCTGTGAAAAATAAAGCCAAGAGTTAAAGTTCCCACAGTAGAGATTGTCAGGGGCTAGAGGGTTTGGGGAAACGGGGAGTGACTTCTAAATAGGTCCAGAGTTTCTTTGGGAGATGATAAAAttttctggaattagatagtagtGATGACTGCACAACcttctgaatatactaaaaaccatgaaatcttacagtttaaaaatgttaattttatggtatgtgagtcatttatcaataaaaatgtttacaaaaaaaagaaagaaaaaaaggtcccAAATTCGAGCAAAAGTAGCAATTTACTCATTTCACTGAGGTTACATTTGATCCCTGTTACAGACTGCATTGTGTGTGTCCctttcaaattcatatgttgaaaccttcCTGGCTCCACCCCTCTCACCGTGAGACGCCATTAGGAGGTGGGTCTTTGGGAGATAACTGGCTTCAGATGAGGTCATGAGTGTAGGGTCTCCAGGATGGGAtgagtgtccttataagaagagagaaagtagAGCACatgctcttctctttctctccctctgttcTCCAAGGTGAGAGCAGAAAGCAGgcctgcaaaccaggaagaaggctctcaccagataccAGATCTGACTGCACCAAaattttggacttcccagtcttcagaactgtgGAAACTAAATGTtggttgtttaagccacccagtctacaaTATATTTCTTATAGTAGCCCAAACTGATTAAGACAATGACCCATGTCTGCCACCTTAAAATCATAAGGTATACAAAGGTCTCAAGTAATTCCTATACCTAACCCCTATccaatgtatgtatatttgtcaCCAGAGGGCAGTCAGTCGGTCCACACAACTCCAGTGAAGGAAAACTCACTACCACTCAAGACAGGTTTAATTTAATTCCAACAGTTTCTAAATGTTGAAAGCCCTCCTTCTTTAAATTATATCCAGAACTGCCTCCCTGTAATATATACCTTTGATCATTTTGCCTCCCCAAACCACGGTACTTCAAGTATTCGAAgattgttttcatgtctttgtagGAAACAATTCTCAACTAGTGTccactgaataaaatatttattccctGTATCTACTGGACACTAGTCTCTGTGGGAGTAGGAACGTATTTGCCCTTGTTGTGCTGCTGAGTGAGAAACAGAGTATCAAGGTTGTTAAAAAATTTTGAGCTCTGAGTCACAAATATGAGTCAAATCTTAACTCTGCCACCATCTGGTCTTATGACCTTGGGTAGAAGCTAAACCTCTGAACCTgatttctcacctgtaaaatggaaataatggtgCCACCTTATTGAGCTtatgggaattaaatgagataatctatgtAAAGTGCTTGGCAAAAGGAGGTAGTCAAATAAATACTGACTGACTCAAGTATCTACTCATTTTAGCAATGTTCTTtgataaaagtagaaatcaaaagCATAGGAGACTATCTTATCcaaattttcttctgaaaaaagtCCATAATATTCATAATTAGAATTTAATTAATTAAGCTAATGAACATGTTTGATTGCTTCCTTTTACTTGAGAGAAGATTTAGAGAGACTCTTTAATAGGAAGGTGCcaaagtgcttttttaaaaacatctgaaaGTATACAGATGTTAGGGGACAAAGAAAAACTGTCAATTTTAACATATCTTTTTACATTTCCACTCTTCAATGGAAAATGCCCATGTGTGGATGGaaagcaaataccacatattATTTCATTACAGATGATCTTTTCCTGGCGGGCTTTGCTCCCCTCCTCTGTGCCTGACCATCTGCAGTAACCCCTCCTCCATGAGGCCTGTCAAAGCTAGGAACTGCAGACCTCTTCCTTCTGTTCTGATACCAGTTTCTCAAGGTTCACAACCAtctttctgtttgattctttttggtctttttttttttttcctcttttttcaggAATCACATCCTCTGCATCTCTTAAAGTTGGAGTTGACCAAAAATCCAACCCCATCTCTCTTTTCACTCCACACACTCCAGCTGAAAACTTACGTTCAACCCAAAGCTCCCAGTACCACAAGGGCCCAGCCACCACTGATGCTCCAGCCCAGAGTAGGTCCTATAGAACTAGGCCTGTACTTCCACCTCCAATCTGAACTCCTCTGCCTTGACAGTCAACAAGAACCTCAAATTCAACATGTGTAACGTGTAAAACTGAACCACTATCCCCACCCTTTAAAGGTCCTATCTTAGAGGGCTGACACCATAATTGCATTCCACCTTCCAACGAATCAGTAAGTCAAGGTGACTCAATCTCCCAGACTTCTTAAACTCTCTGCTACAGCCCTGGTGCAGGCCCTTATCCTCTCATTCCTGCCTCTGTGACTCTTCCAGTCCATCCTCTACACAGCAGACAGTGATCTTTCAACTATATATATCACTGCTGCCATCCCTTTGCAATTGCTTCCACAGCCTACAAGTTGTTCTGGCATGGAGGCTCCCCATGGCCTGACTCATTCCTAACTGCCTGTCCAGCTTCAACCCTCACCACTAAGTTCCAGTCTCACTAATGAAGCTTAAGTACCTGAAGAAAAGAAGGCGTGTTATTTCATGCGCCCTGCACCATGTCACGTGCTGTCCTCCCCCCTTGGGATATACTCCACCTTCACTCCATGCCTTGCCAAGTGAAGCCATATTGATCCCTTCAGATTCAGTTCAAGTATTGCCTCTTCTGTGAAAACAGTCCTCTCTGTGGAGCACGGGAAATTAATCTCACCTGGatcagtttcctagggctgccgttacaaagtaccacaaactggatggctgagaacaacagaaatttatcttctgacagttctggaggctggacttCTGAAACCAAGGTGTCAGCAGCGACACCACACTCCCTCTGAAGGCTGCAGGGAAGCactcttccttgcctcttcctaatACTCAGTGGTTGCCAACATGGTTGCCAACAATCTTTGGTGCTCCTGGCTttgtagctgcatcactccaatttcTGTCTCCATTTTCACATGGTATTCTCCCTGTATGTCTCCATGTCTAAATtcccctcttcttataaggacaccagtcattggattagggtccacctTAAACCAGTATAATTTTAACTTGCTTATATCTGCAAAGACACTacttccaaataagatcacattcacaggtactagGGAATTAGAGCCTGAATATATCTTTTTGGAGGACAAAAATTCAACCTACCATCTCTGTTCTCCCACCGCATCTGAGCACACCATAAACACTCACATAGTAATATAATTATTTCCAGCTCTGTCATCCCCCAATAACTTCTCATTTATCTTTGTACCCTAAGTCTCTGGCATACAGTAGTTCCTCAATAAAAGTTGAAGAATCTGTAAAATGCTTCCTTCCCTTAGTCCTTTTCCATTTCGGACTTCCTTTTTTTCCACCACATTACAATTTTCTAACACATTCACACATGTAACATGATCATGATTTGGCAGTTTCTGATCATGTGTTGTACTGAGACACTACTTTTCATGTTTTCGGCATTGGCTTCAAAAGGATGTATAACACACAGTCGACACTCTCCAAGTAAACCATGTTTACTAAACTGATATTGAGTGTAAAAGTCAGTcagaaataatgataaaatatgtcTACCGCTAACATCTCACACACTCGGATAAATTCATAGTGAACAGAGGCGTACTTGTGtatacacatgtttatagcagatATTAACTGGGGATATCTTTGGGTGCAAATTTCAAGAATGATACAAGCGCCAACATAAAAACAAGTCATGCTACTCTATTCGACAGATTAGAAATGGAATGGTTTCCTACCAAAATACAGGAAGCCTTGCAAAAAACCTTTTCCGTCTCACATTGCTCTAACGCCATACAGATAAGGTACACGGTGTTTTTATCAACTGCCCCAGGCAAAAAACACATACTACACAAACACTACTTTCTTCTCTATGCATAGACGAACAGAGAAAACATCGAAGAAAGCAGTATTAAAATTACACGTAATCTACTCTCCACGACTGCGAGAAACACCGTCTTTCTGGATGCTTTCCATTGACACCCGCCCGCAGTCAACTCTGCCCAGTTGGAAAAATCATTAGGAAAAAGAGGATTAAGTTTCCCAATGCTAAGAACGCTGGAGACAAAGCGTCCTTTGTAGCAAATAGGAAACTGCGGAGGGGCAGAAAACCGGAGGAAAGGCGTTAGGGTGGACACGTCAAGAAGTGGAAACCCGGTTTAAAAACTCGAGAGGGGTGGAGGGCGCCGCTCTCGCCGAGGGCTCCGCCTGGGGAGGGGTCTGGTGCCGCCACTGGAGAGCAGGAGGCCAGCGGCCTCGTAAAAAGGGCCGAGGCTCCCCCGAAACGCCGCTCCACCCGCACCCCAAGGGACGAAGGGAGCGGGCGATCGCCTCCCCACCCGGAGAGGCGGGAAGGGTGGTGAGGCCGTTCCCCAGAGGCGCGCGGAAGGCGCAGCCCCAGGCTTGACTGGAACGGAGGTGGCAACCCCACCACACGACGAGCGGGCCGGGGACCGCGATGTACCTTTAACGCCCGCCATGTCTCCCGAGCTGGGGCCGCGGCTGCTTCCGGCTTCCTGCCACGGCCCAGGCAGCCTGCCCAAGCCAGACCGGGAGTCGCCCCGCGGATCCCGAGCCCGCCCCGGCCACGCAGAGCCCCGCCCCCGCCGGTGCAGAACCCCGACCGTAGCTCGCAAACGCCGCGCCTGCTGGTCCAGACCCCTCCCCGACCACTCAGAGCCCCGCCCCCGCCGGTGCAGAACCCCGCCCCCAGCTCGCAGAGGCCGCGCCTGCTAGTTCAGACCCCGCCTCGCTACTCAGAGCCCCTCCCCTGACGGTACAGAGCTCCTCCCCTAGCTCGCAGAGGCAGCGCCTGCTGCTCCAGACCCCGCTACCGCTACTCAGAGCCCCGCCCCTGATAGTGCAGAGCTTCTCCCCTAGCTCGCGGAGGCCGCCCCTGCTGGTCCCGCCCTATCCCTCACTGGCCCAGAATTCCGCCCCCAACTCTCAGAGGCCTCCCCTTGTTGGTCCCGACCCCGCCCCCGCCACTCAGAACTCCGTTCCTGCCAGTCTAGAACTCTGCCCCCAGCTCGCAGAGTCCAGCTCCAGCCCTAAGACCCCACCTGGCCCCACAAAGCTTCCCCAGAGTAACCCCAACCCAGTGCCCTGGACCCTACTCCTAGATCCTGAGCCCTCTGGCTAATCCTCAAGCCCGTTCCTTTCGTGGGCTGGGACCTTGGCTCCGCCCGGACCTCGGGCCCAGAGTCTCTCCAGGGCCGCTCAGAACGCAGTGCACGCAGCGGGGGATCCTCCCTGAGCCTTCCTGAGAACGGAGATGTAGACaagtggagagagggaggagagaggagaggaaaagttGCAGTCGATGGGAGAGGGACACCGACTCACTAACCAGTGTTATGTTCCCTGAGCTCCCAAGTGCGTGCTTGTGTGCGAGTGTGTGCCTGTTTGCCTTCACATGACTGTGGAAGGGGAGGGGCGGGGTACCAGAGGACAGGCCCCTTAGGAAACACACCTCGTTAAGAACTTGATATTTGCATAGGTTTGCTTTGCTTCATAGCAACGCTTTACTGAAACCAGCGGGGTTTTTCTTTACTCCCTGGtttatttgtagagacgaagACCATATAAGCTTTTGTGTCCGAAGCTTTCatgaaccttaaaaaaaaaaaaaaaaaaaaaaaaggctattatTTTTGTGCCTTGGGGCCTCAAAGTTTGCAGTTTTTAGATCTCTGAGAGTCATTGTGTACTTATCTCAcaggagtggagagttctgtttTGGCAAGAGCAATCTAGAAGATCATTGAAACAGTCTGGTCTAAATGCTTCATCTTACATTTAAGGAAAGAGGTGCAGAAAGGGTAGGACTTGCCTGTCACACAGCTCTTTGGAGGAGGTTGGATTCTGGGCCACTTCCCCTCATTCCAGCTGAGATCCACTCTACCTGATGGTTAGGTCCCTCTTctcttgctttttctattttcaaaaggACTGAAAGACAAAGGAATCTGTAGAAACTTAGCTTCCCCTGGCTACCTGAGAAGTATAAATTCTCACCACGATCACGTTTCAGGATCCTTGCTCagtttactttttcaaaattg
This DNA window, taken from Macaca mulatta isolate MMU2019108-1 chromosome 1, T2T-MMU8v2.0, whole genome shotgun sequence, encodes the following:
- the LEPROT gene encoding leptin receptor gene-related protein isoform X2 yields the protein MAGVKALVALSFSGAIGLTFLMLGCALEDYGDATTPS